A genomic window from Chanos chanos chromosome 14, fChaCha1.1, whole genome shotgun sequence includes:
- the tacr1a gene encoding tachykinin receptor 1a — MDPLFITTDYPSNWTNESFETNNTEIYWNQFVQPAWRIVLWAIAYCSIVVVSVVGNVVVIWIIMAHKRMRTVTNYFLVNLAFAEASMSAFNTVINFAYAVHNEWYFGLVYCRFHNFFPIAAVFASIYSMTAIALDRYVAIIHPLQQRMSATETKVVIGVIWVLALLLAFPQYYYSNTDELPGRVVCYIDWPEYTIWNFKNMYYVCVAVLIYFLPLLVMGCAYLVVGLTLWASEIPGDSSDRYQEQLAAKRKVVKMMMVVVCTFAVCWLPYHVYFLLYQFHSHLFERAFIQQVYLAIMWLAMSSTMYNPIIYCCLNDRFRAGFKQAFRWCPCVVPSSYEGLELKSTRYLQTQTSIYKASRIETTVSTVTQHCEEVPGVGPSGTRRPSLDLTSNGSSSRSISKTVSETSSFYSSNNLAD, encoded by the exons ATGGATCCACTTTTCATTACAACCGATTATCCAAGCAACTGGACCAACGAATCCTTTGAAACGAACAACACTGAGATTTACTGGAACCAGTTTGTGCAACCAGCTTGGAGAATAGTACTGTGGGCGATAGCGTATTGTTCAATAGTCGTCGTTTCAGTCGTGGGCAACGTCGTTGTTATATGGATCATTATGGCGCACAAACGAATGAGGACGGTGACTAATTATTTCCTTGTGAACTTAGCATTTGCTGAAGCATCTATGTCGGCATTCAACACTGTCATAAACTTCGCCTACGCCGTTCATAACGAGTGGTACTTCGGACTCGTCTATTGCCGTTTCCACAACTTCTTCCCGATTGCAGCTGTCTTTGCCAGTATCTATTCAATGACAGCTATTGCACTTGACAG gtaTGTGGCAATTATTCACCCACTCCAGCAGAGGATGTCAGCAACAGAGACCAAAGTAGTGATTGGAGTGATCTGGGTCCTGGCTCTGCTTTTGGCTTTCCCGCAATATTATTATTCCAATACGGATGAGCTGCCAGGACGCGTGGTCTGCTACATTGACTGGCCTGAATACACCATCTGGAATTTCAAAAATAT gtactatgtgtgtgtagcagtgctGATTTATTTCCTGCCTTTGCTGGTGATGGGTTGTGCCTATCTGGTGGTGGGTCTAACTCTATGGGCGAGCGAGATTCCTGGTGATTCGTCTGACCGTTACCAGGAACAACTGGCGGCTAAGCGCAAG gttgtgaaaatgatgatggtggtggtgtgtaCTTTTGCTGTGTGCTGGCTGCCGTATCACGTCTACTTTCTCTTATATCAGTTCCACAGTCATCTCTTTGAAAGAGCATTTATACAGCAAGTCTATCTGGCCATAATGTGGTTAGCCATGAGCTCCACCATGTACAATCCTATTATCTACTGCTGCCTGAACGACAG GTTCCGTGCGGGCTTCAAACAAGCGTTCCGCTGGTGTCCCTGCGTTGTTCCCAGTTCTTACGAGGGTCTAGAACTCAAATCCACCCGGTACCTCCAGACCCAGACCAGTATTTATAAGGCCAGTCGCATTGAGACCACGGTTTCCACGGTGACACAACACTGTGAGGAGGTTCCAGGCGTGGGGC CATCAGGAACCCGCCGTCCCTCGCTGGACCTGACATCCAACGGTTCCTCATCCCGAAGTATTTCTAAAACCGTGTCTGAGACTTCCAGCTTCTACTCAAGCAACAACCTGGCAGATTAG